One Setaria italica strain Yugu1 chromosome II, Setaria_italica_v2.0, whole genome shotgun sequence DNA segment encodes these proteins:
- the LOC101778198 gene encoding uncharacterized protein LOC101778198, which yields MAADDGRATAALDETLKPFQERASEAELRIAKLEALLYNQAGPNSGSEASSSAMKHLQSKLDAVSAECLTEKEKNKKLIIENEKLQYRITHLIRAIKEAESR from the exons atggcggcggacgacggccgggcgacggcggcgctggaCGAGACCCTCAAGCCCTTCCAGGAAAGAGCTTCCGAGGCTGAG TTACGCATAGCAAAGCTGGAAGCCTTGCTGTACAACCAAG CTGGTCCGAACAGTGGATCTGAGGCAAGTTCTTCTGCAATGAAACATCTTCAGTCAAAACTAGACGCGGTTAGTGCAGAGTGCCTGACTGAAAAAGAGAAG AACAAGAAGCTAATCATTGAGAACGAGAAGCTCCAGTACCGCATCACCCATCTTATCCGTGCAATAAAAGAGGCAGAATCTAGATAG